The Patescibacteria group bacterium genome includes the window ACACTGCATCGTCCGAGACCAGTTGGTTTGGTGCCAGCGTATATCGAGCATTCTTTCTCTTTTCCCAGCGGACATGCCACAATTGCTATAGCGTTGTATGGTTTTATAACTTATTACTTGTGGCAACAAGTGCGTGCGTGGCGATGGAAGGTGAATCTGCTTTTTGTCGGGATAATTATCATTTTGGCAGTGGGACTAAGTCGTCTGTATCTCGGAGTGCATTTTTTAAGCGATGTACTAAGTGGATACCTGGTTGGTTTACTATGGTTAATAGTGGGCATCACGATCGTGGAGTGGCAGAAATCACGCCGGCAGATAACGTGGATGAAACGAAAGATAATAATTATCGCACCGGTTATGATAATTGCAGTTGTGGCTTACATGTTGTTTGCTTGGACTTCCGTTCCTCAAATTGACCGTGTTTTGTCGAGCGATCAGATTGCTTTACAGATAGTCGCGGTTGATGATTTGCCTAAAGCATTTGACGATTTTGGGTTACCTCGTTTTACGGAAACTCTGGTAGGGAATCCACAAGAGCCGATCAGTTTAGTGGTAATAGCGGCAAATGACGCTGCCCTGGTGGAAATCTTTCAAGCAGCCGGTTGGCAGTTAGCTGATCAGCTTGGTGCTGGCTCGCTGTATAGGATTGTTAAAGCGGCTGCTGGGAAGCAGGCGTATGCACGGGCACCAATTACGCCATCTTTCTGGCACAGCAATGTGCATGATTTTGGTTTTGAAAAACTGACTGCTTTGAATGTTGTGACGGAACGTCATCACGCGCGATTTTGGAAAACAGCATGGCAAACACAAGATAAGCGGCAAGTCTATGTTGGTACAGCAAGCTTTGATACCAGTCTCAAATGGCTGGTGACACATAAGATTGAGCCAGCTATCGACACGGAACGCTATGCACTGGTGGCTGATCTACAAAATGCTGGGGTTGTTATCAGCAGTAGTGAGTGGCAATTTGTAGCACCGACGCTCGGTCAGAATTTCTCGGGCGATCAGTTTTTTACTGACGGACAGGCTTTTATTCTAGAAGTGAGATCCGGAAGCGAGGCGGTGGGTGGTAGTTTGTA containing:
- a CDS encoding LssY C-terminal domain-containing protein: MVGLVALLESVVVVGFVMPGALVVVLAGFLAAKGVVDVGGIVLFAAVGAVIGDVVSYYLGRRGATFFKEGNRLLTPRLLARGETFLKNHGDKGIFLGRFLGPIRPLVPFVAGMFNMSKVRFLIWNILSAIVWAGLYALLGFFFGHAWQVIAIWSTRAVIFLLAILIVLFVIYLIRRAVISRGAHMAQLLSSIVRSVVGAVITNKEVQELVERHPRFFRFWRQRLTIRHFTGLPLTLLMVVFSYVLSLFFGLTESIIQQDPIVAVDSRLANLLMTFRSEPWVTVFLWVTLLGKWQMVGLFLLAAVIIMWVQRQRYYILPLLVAIAGSEVITTIGKFTLHRPRPVGLVPAYIEHSFSFPSGHATIAIALYGFITYYLWQQVRAWRWKVNLLFVGIIIILAVGLSRLYLGVHFLSDVLSGYLVGLLWLIVGITIVEWQKSRRQITWMKRKIIIIAPVMIIAVVAYMLFAWTSVPQIDRVLSSDQIALQIVAVDDLPKAFDDFGLPRFTETLVGNPQEPISLVVIAANDAALVEIFQAAGWQLADQLGAGSLYRIVKAAAGKQAYARAPITPSFWHSNVHDFGFEKLTALNVVTERHHARFWKTAWQTQDKRQVYVGTASFDTSLKWLVTHKIEPAIDTERYALVADLQNAGVVISSSEWQFVAPTLGQNFSGDQFFTDGQAFILEVRSGSEAVGGSL